GAACACGATGACGGTATTCGAACCGCTTCCCGCCTCTTCGCGGGTGATGCCTCCGTATTCGTAACCATAGCCCACGGGCAAGGTCTGTTGCGCCACTTCTTCCACCGCCTTGATGACATCGCCCGAGCTGTAGCCGTCGTTCATCATGGCGTTTACCTGGATGCTGCTGTACAGGTTGAAGCGTGTCAGGGTTTCGGGACCATACGTCTTGGTCAGGGTAACGAACTGCCCGATAGGAACCATTCCCCCCTCATCGGTGCGGACAAACATGTTGTTGAGCGCATCGGTGTCCAGGCGGAAATTCTTGTCTGCCTGCACATAAACGCGGTAGAGCTTGGAGAAACGGTTGAAGTTGGACGAGTGGCTGCCTCCGATATACCCCGACATCACGCTCAACACATCGGTGGGCGACACGCCCATCCGCTTGCACCGTGCGGCGTCCACCTCCACTTTGTATTGGGGAAACTTCGTGTCGAAGGTGGAATAAGCCGTTTGCACTTCGGGACGCTGGTTTAGTGCGGCGATAAACTTGTCGGCATGGCTTTTCAGGGTCGTGATGTCGCCTCCGGCACGGTCTTGGATATAGACTTCCACACCGCTTCCTGTGCTATATCCCATGATGGTGGGTTGGGCAAAGGCGAAAAGTTTGGCACTGTGTACGTTGGCGGTACGGCGGTATATCTCCTCGATAACGGCGGTGATGTAGTCTTCGCCCTCCTGCCGTTCGTCCCAATTTTTCAGCCTGACGATGAGCATACCGCCGCTGGCTGCCTGTCCTCCCAACATGCTGTAGCCCGCCACGTTGGAGTAACGCTCTATCTGTGGGATGTCCTTGAGGCAGGCTTCCACTTCCGCCATAGCCTTAATGGTTTGCGACAGACTGCTGCCCGGAGGCGTGGTCACGTTGACGAAAACGGTACCCATGTCTTCATCGGGCACCAGTCCGGTTTTGGTGTTTTTCATCAACACCGCAAGCAGGGCGATGGAAGCGATGACTCCCGCGCCTACCAGCCACTTGCGTCGGAAGAACCATTTCACACCGCTCTTATAACGCAGCACGAGGCGGTTGAACGAGGTTTCGAATGCCTGGTGGAACCGGGACGAGAAACTCAGCTTCTGTCCGCTCGCCTTATCGGCATGAGGAGTCATCAGCAGGGCGCAGAGGGCAGGACACAGCGTCAGTGCATTGACGGCGGAGATGCCTACCGCTACCGCCATGGTCAGCCCGAACTGCATGTAGAACGTACCGCTGGTGCCACCCATGAACGAAGTGGGGATAAACACCGCCATAAAAACTAATGAGGTAGTGACGATTGCCGTCGCGATGCCGTCCATCGCCCGGCTGGTTGCCTGATAGGGCGAGCGTATGCCTTCATCGAACTGTGCCTGCACCGCTTCTACAACAACAATTGCATCGTCGACCACCGTCCCGATGACCAATACAAGGGCAAACAAGGTCAGCAAGTTCAGCGAGAATCCTGCCACGTAGAGGAAAGCAAATGTTCCCACCAGCGACACGAGAATGGATATGGTCGGGATGATGGTGGAACGGACGCTTTGCAGGAAAACGTACACTACGAGGACGACAAGGACAATGGCTTCTATCAACGTCTTCACCACTTCGTGGATGGAAGCGTCGAGAAACTCTTTCGTACTCATCAGGTCGACCAGCACCAGCCCTTTGGGCAGTTCCTGCTGCACTTCTTCCATCAGTTTGTCTATCTCGCTGATGATTTCGTTGGCGTTCGAGCCTGCCGTTTGCGAAATCATGGCGGTGGCTCCCGGATGTCCGTCTACTTCACTGCTGTGGCTGTAGCTTTGCGTCC
The Phocaeicola salanitronis DSM 18170 genome window above contains:
- a CDS encoding efflux RND transporter permease subunit, which gives rise to MKLQTFINRPILACVISVLILLVGLIGLANLPMEQYPDIATPTVSVSATYTGANAETVQKSVVIPLEEAINGVEDMIYMTSTSTNTGAGDITVYFKQGTDPDMATINTKNRVSEAEGLLPAEVTQIGVTVEKRQNSMLKIIALYSPDDSYDQTFINNYFKINIEPRLSRISGVGNVNVMGDDYAMRIWLDPQKMAQYGLLPADVTAVLDEQNVEAATGTLGEDSENAFHYTLKYRGRYEKPEEFGNLVITSLESGEVLRLKDIATVELGTQSYSHSSEVDGHPGATAMISQTAGSNANEIISEIDKLMEEVQQELPKGLVLVDLMSTKEFLDASIHEVVKTLIEAIVLVVLVVYVFLQSVRSTIIPTISILVSLVGTFAFLYVAGFSLNLLTLFALVLVIGTVVDDAIVVVEAVQAQFDEGIRSPYQATSRAMDGIATAIVTTSLVFMAVFIPTSFMGGTSGTFYMQFGLTMAVAVGISAVNALTLCPALCALLMTPHADKASGQKLSFSSRFHQAFETSFNRLVLRYKSGVKWFFRRKWLVGAGVIASIALLAVLMKNTKTGLVPDEDMGTVFVNVTTPPGSSLSQTIKAMAEVEACLKDIPQIERYSNVAGYSMLGGQAASGGMLIVRLKNWDERQEGEDYITAVIEEIYRRTANVHSAKLFAFAQPTIMGYSTGSGVEVYIQDRAGGDITTLKSHADKFIAALNQRPEVQTAYSTFDTKFPQYKVEVDAARCKRMGVSPTDVLSVMSGYIGGSHSSNFNRFSKLYRVYVQADKNFRLDTDALNNMFVRTDEGGMVPIGQFVTLTKTYGPETLTRFNLYSSIQVNAMMNDGYSSGDVIKAVEEVAQQTLPVGYGYEYGGITREEAGSGSNTVIVFAICIVFVYLILCALYESLFIPLAVMLSVPFGLLGSFALSNLCGLENNIYMQTGLIMLIGLLAKTAILVTEYAATRRRQGMSLAQAAVSAATVRLRPIIMTVLCMVIGMLPLVFASGAGANGNISLGTGVVGGMIVGTLALLFAVPALFIVFQAMQERLMPARKHGDD